Proteins from one Niallia circulans genomic window:
- a CDS encoding NAD(P)/FAD-dependent oxidoreductase, translating into MKEDQTIYDITVIGGGPVGMFTAFYGGMRQATVKIIESLPHLGGQLTALYPEKYIYDIAGFPKVRAQELVDNLKAQMDKFEQAIVLEQAVQGLEKQADGVFKLTTDKEVHFTKTVVITAGNGAFQPRKLELEQAKNYEGKNLHYFINDLNQFAGKKVMVFGGGDSAVDWALMLEPIADTVYLAHRRDKFRAHEHSVENLKNSSVQIKTPYIPSELIGEEAIKQVVLENVQTQEKEVIDVDAVIVNYGFVSSLGPIKDWDLAIEKNSIVVNSKMETNIPGIYAAGDICTYDGKVKLIASGFGEAPTAVNNAKSYLDPKARVQPLHSTSMFKDE; encoded by the coding sequence TTGAAAGAGGATCAAACAATTTATGACATAACGGTTATTGGCGGTGGTCCAGTAGGGATGTTTACTGCGTTTTACGGAGGAATGAGACAAGCTACTGTGAAAATTATCGAAAGTCTCCCTCATTTAGGCGGGCAGCTTACTGCACTTTATCCTGAAAAATATATATATGACATTGCCGGCTTCCCGAAAGTCCGAGCCCAGGAGCTTGTTGATAACCTTAAGGCACAAATGGATAAGTTTGAGCAGGCAATCGTACTGGAGCAAGCGGTTCAAGGCTTGGAAAAACAGGCTGACGGTGTGTTCAAATTAACAACAGACAAAGAAGTTCACTTCACTAAAACGGTGGTTATTACTGCTGGAAACGGTGCTTTTCAACCACGTAAGCTTGAATTGGAGCAGGCAAAGAATTATGAAGGCAAAAACCTGCATTACTTCATCAATGACCTAAATCAATTTGCAGGCAAAAAAGTAATGGTGTTTGGCGGTGGAGATTCCGCGGTAGACTGGGCATTGATGCTTGAGCCTATTGCTGACACTGTTTACCTTGCACACAGAAGAGATAAATTCCGTGCTCATGAACACAGTGTGGAAAACTTGAAGAATTCAAGTGTGCAAATTAAAACTCCTTATATTCCATCAGAGCTTATTGGAGAAGAAGCAATTAAACAAGTTGTCCTTGAAAATGTGCAAACACAAGAAAAAGAAGTGATTGATGTAGATGCTGTTATCGTCAACTACGGATTTGTCTCTTCACTTGGTCCAATTAAAGACTGGGACTTAGCAATAGAAAAGAATTCTATCGTTGTTAACAGCAAAATGGAAACAAATATTCCAGGAATATATGCAGCTGGTGACATCTGTACATATGACGGTAAAGTTAAGCTGATTGCATCAGGCTTTGGCGAAGCACCGACTGCGGTAAACAACGCAAAATCATATCTTGATCCAAAAGCAAGAGTACAGCCGCTCCACAGTACATCCATGTTTAAGGATGAATAA
- a CDS encoding divergent PAP2 family protein: MELLINFPFLASLAAIFFAQFVKVPITFFVTKKIDWSLLTSTGGMPSSHSAAVTALATGVAMETGADSPIFAVSAIFAIITMFDATGVRRQAGEQAIVLNQLVNDFNKFVEDAKDWQQKPEQQKRKQLKELLGHKPIEVFFGGLTGIALTLILDLIFR; this comes from the coding sequence TTGGAACTTCTTATTAACTTTCCTTTTTTAGCAAGTCTTGCAGCAATTTTCTTCGCTCAATTCGTTAAGGTTCCTATTACTTTTTTTGTTACAAAAAAAATTGATTGGTCTCTGTTAACAAGTACAGGAGGAATGCCTAGTTCTCATTCGGCTGCAGTGACGGCACTGGCCACAGGGGTAGCCATGGAAACTGGTGCTGATTCACCGATTTTCGCAGTTTCTGCTATCTTCGCAATCATCACAATGTTTGATGCAACAGGAGTAAGAAGGCAAGCTGGAGAACAAGCTATCGTTCTGAATCAACTTGTGAATGATTTTAATAAATTTGTGGAGGATGCAAAGGACTGGCAACAAAAACCTGAACAGCAGAAAAGAAAACAGCTGAAAGAGCTTCTTGGACATAAGCCGATTGAGGTTTTCTTTGGAGGTCTTACCGGAATTGCACTGACACTTATACTTGATTTAATCTTTCGATAA
- a CDS encoding 3D domain-containing protein: protein MTNKKILRRVGMTFLFVAALLTTFQSISGVQASSFHLSNNEETKEDNYLNHTFKQIGFGFKNLKEALADTTQISSSTEVEGNPPLLEDRDWSQYQKRQVVATGYTAGYESTGKNPNHPSFGITYSGVKVKRDLYSTIAADISVFPIGTVLFIPDYGFGVVADTGSAIKGNKLDLYYETVDDVYSQWGKKTVDVYVVEMGKGKLTEDTLTAFNEAKAMQVFRSQYTSAESK, encoded by the coding sequence ATGACAAATAAAAAAATTCTTAGAAGGGTCGGAATGACCTTCCTTTTCGTTGCAGCACTATTAACAACATTTCAATCCATTTCAGGCGTTCAAGCAAGTTCATTCCATCTTTCAAATAATGAGGAAACAAAAGAAGATAACTATCTCAATCATACTTTTAAACAAATTGGCTTTGGTTTTAAAAACTTGAAGGAAGCCCTTGCTGATACGACGCAAATATCTTCTAGCACTGAGGTTGAAGGAAACCCGCCATTACTTGAAGATAGAGATTGGTCACAATATCAAAAAAGGCAAGTTGTGGCTACTGGCTATACTGCTGGTTATGAATCGACAGGAAAAAATCCTAATCATCCGTCATTTGGCATTACATACTCTGGAGTGAAAGTAAAACGAGATTTATACAGCACAATTGCTGCTGACATAAGTGTTTTCCCAATTGGAACAGTGCTTTTTATTCCTGACTATGGTTTTGGGGTAGTAGCAGATACAGGCTCTGCCATAAAAGGGAACAAGCTTGACTTATATTATGAAACAGTTGATGATGTCTACAGCCAGTGGGGTAAGAAAACAGTTGATGTATACGTTGTTGAAATGGGTAAAGGAAAACTGACAGAGGATACTTTAACAGCCTTTAATGAGGCAAAGGCTATGCAGGTGTTCCGTTCGCAATATACTAGTGCTGAAAGTAAATAA
- a CDS encoding NifU family protein produces the protein MAELEMKEQVQEVLDKLRPFLLRDGGDCELVDVEDGIVKLRLLGACGSCPSSTITLKAGIERALLEEVPGVYEVEQVF, from the coding sequence ATGGCAGAATTAGAAATGAAAGAACAAGTACAAGAAGTATTAGATAAATTACGCCCATTCCTTCTAAGAGATGGCGGGGATTGTGAATTGGTAGATGTGGAAGACGGTATCGTTAAGCTTCGTTTGCTAGGAGCTTGCGGAAGCTGCCCAAGTTCGACAATCACACTAAAAGCAGGTATTGAGCGTGCGCTTTTGGAAGAAGTTCCAGGAGTATATGAAGTAGAGCAAGTATTCTAA
- a CDS encoding YuzB family protein — protein sequence MFKPIVEFCLSNLASGSEEAKLLLEQDDELDVIDYGCLGMCGQCGEALFALVDGEIVTGETSKELVENVYKHIEENPMF from the coding sequence TTGTTTAAACCAATAGTTGAATTTTGTTTAAGCAATCTAGCATCTGGTTCTGAGGAGGCAAAGCTACTCTTAGAACAGGATGATGAACTGGATGTTATAGATTATGGCTGTTTAGGCATGTGCGGACAATGCGGAGAAGCATTATTTGCCTTGGTAGATGGAGAAATAGTAACAGGTGAAACATCTAAGGAGCTTGTAGAAAATGTGTACAAGCATATTGAAGAAAACCCGATGTTTTAA
- a CDS encoding NAD(P)/FAD-dependent oxidoreductase yields MKKLIILGGGYGGMTLLSRLISNLPYNIMVILIDKAPYHFLKTEFYALAAGTVSDEHIRIPFPKHPQVSILNAEVASIDRSVYTVNLVNGESMEYDDLVISLGCEDNFHGIKGAAEFTHSIQTKSKSQKTYSELNNLAAGAKVAIIGGGLSGVELASELAENRTDLQITLFDRGSTILSSYPPKVSAYVEKWFEDHHVELHKNSNITLIEENTLYNKEDPLPFDCIVWTAGVMPSKIVADLTVAKDKKGRILLTDLHHLPADDKIFVVGDCASLNLPPSAQLAEKQAEQVAAVLIARWQGAKPPSLPPIRLKGVLGSLGKKHGFGLVANTALTGRIPRILKHSILWKDKNKKKS; encoded by the coding sequence ATGAAAAAACTAATTATTCTCGGCGGCGGCTATGGTGGAATGACGCTCCTGTCACGACTGATTTCCAATCTACCATATAATATAATGGTCATCCTTATTGATAAAGCCCCATACCATTTTCTAAAAACAGAGTTCTATGCTCTAGCAGCAGGCACTGTTTCAGATGAGCATATCAGGATTCCCTTTCCAAAACATCCCCAAGTATCCATTCTAAATGCAGAAGTAGCCAGTATCGACAGATCAGTATATACAGTGAACCTAGTTAATGGAGAAAGTATGGAATATGATGATTTAGTCATTTCCTTAGGCTGTGAGGATAACTTTCATGGTATAAAGGGTGCCGCTGAGTTTACACATAGCATTCAAACCAAAAGCAAGTCACAAAAAACCTATTCTGAGCTTAATAACTTGGCTGCAGGCGCAAAAGTGGCAATTATTGGCGGTGGATTAAGTGGTGTAGAACTCGCTTCAGAATTAGCAGAAAACCGAACAGATTTGCAGATTACCTTGTTCGATCGGGGAAGTACCATTCTTTCCTCTTATCCACCAAAGGTGAGCGCTTATGTAGAAAAGTGGTTTGAGGATCACCATGTAGAACTTCACAAAAACTCAAATATAACTTTAATTGAAGAAAATACTTTATATAATAAAGAAGACCCTCTTCCCTTTGATTGCATTGTCTGGACTGCTGGTGTTATGCCAAGCAAGATAGTTGCTGACCTGACAGTCGCGAAGGATAAAAAAGGTCGCATATTGTTAACAGACCTTCATCACTTGCCTGCTGATGATAAGATATTCGTGGTTGGTGATTGTGCCAGCCTTAATCTGCCACCAAGTGCACAGCTGGCAGAAAAACAGGCCGAGCAAGTCGCAGCAGTTCTTATTGCCCGTTGGCAAGGAGCAAAGCCTCCCTCCTTACCTCCAATAAGATTAAAAGGAGTATTAGGCTCACTCGGAAAAAAACACGGTTTCGGGCTCGTTGCTAACACTGCCTTAACTGGGCGAATCCCAAGAATTCTAAAGCACAGTATTTTGTGGAAGGATAAAAATAAAAAAAAAAGCTAA
- a CDS encoding YuzD family protein, whose translation MKKELEVSIYGAEQICASCVNLPSSKDTYEWLQAAISRKFPDQSFKIHYYDIFQANYEEEKNAFCHRVIEEDLFYPVVVIENEIIGEGNPKLKRIYEEFEKYGYLSAQ comes from the coding sequence ATGAAAAAAGAGCTCGAAGTCAGCATATATGGAGCAGAGCAAATTTGTGCAAGCTGTGTGAATCTCCCTTCTTCAAAAGATACATATGAGTGGCTGCAGGCTGCCATAAGCAGAAAATTTCCTGATCAAAGCTTTAAAATTCATTATTATGATATTTTCCAAGCAAATTACGAGGAAGAAAAAAATGCATTTTGCCATAGAGTCATTGAAGAGGATTTATTTTATCCAGTTGTAGTTATTGAGAATGAAATAATTGGTGAAGGAAATCCAAAGCTAAAGCGTATCTATGAGGAATTTGAGAAGTATGGCTACTTAAGCGCTCAGTAA
- a CDS encoding DUF2225 domain-containing protein, translated as MTTIGPLYDKKCICPLCTAHFTTKKMRSRFIKAKGFDSDFFPFYEEHNPTLYYVNVCPLCGFAYSDEVEIRLKEAEKAILIKNISNNWVQQNFGETRSIGDSIKTYKLAAYAGMLRNDRHIAIAGLYIRLAWLYRLLEDRHEETRFMQLALSEYELSYSTGDFLGTQVSELKTLYLAGELSRRTQKIEEAIKYFSKVIEQQSRTVETKIISLAKDGWHKIRDLQQA; from the coding sequence ATGACGACCATTGGACCTCTTTATGACAAAAAGTGCATATGCCCTTTATGTACTGCCCATTTTACTACAAAAAAAATGCGCTCTAGATTCATTAAAGCAAAAGGCTTTGATTCTGACTTTTTTCCATTTTATGAAGAACATAATCCAACTTTGTATTATGTTAATGTTTGTCCATTATGCGGATTTGCCTATTCGGATGAAGTTGAAATTCGTTTAAAGGAGGCAGAAAAAGCCATCCTAATAAAAAATATCTCGAACAACTGGGTGCAGCAAAACTTTGGGGAAACCAGGTCAATAGGTGACAGTATTAAAACGTATAAGCTTGCTGCCTATGCAGGTATGTTAAGAAATGACAGGCATATAGCAATCGCAGGGCTATACATACGACTGGCATGGCTTTATCGATTGCTGGAGGATAGACATGAGGAAACACGCTTTATGCAGCTGGCCCTATCAGAATATGAGCTTTCCTACTCTACTGGAGATTTTCTTGGAACACAAGTATCTGAATTGAAAACGCTATACTTGGCTGGTGAGCTTTCAAGAAGAACACAAAAAATAGAGGAAGCCATCAAATACTTTTCAAAAGTAATTGAGCAGCAAAGCAGAACGGTTGAGACAAAAATTATCAGTTTAGCAAAAGACGGCTGGCATAAAATTAGAGACTTGCAACAAGCATAA
- a CDS encoding HesB/IscA family protein, whose protein sequence is MTEEVLHLTEAAALQIKEMMKENEEEGSFLRVAIKGGGCSGLSYGMGFAPEKEDNDYLTEQHGIQVIVDNNDTAILKGTKIDYKQSLMGGGFTIDNPNAIASCGCGSSFRTAVNAGSPEEC, encoded by the coding sequence ATGACAGAAGAAGTATTGCACTTAACGGAAGCGGCAGCATTACAAATAAAAGAAATGATGAAGGAAAATGAGGAAGAAGGCTCTTTCTTAAGAGTAGCAATTAAAGGTGGAGGCTGCAGCGGTTTATCTTATGGTATGGGCTTCGCACCAGAAAAAGAAGACAATGACTATCTGACAGAACAGCACGGCATACAGGTTATTGTTGATAATAACGATACAGCCATCCTAAAAGGAACAAAAATTGATTACAAACAATCCTTAATGGGCGGCGGTTTCACAATCGATAACCCAAATGCCATTGCATCTTGCGGATGCGGGTCATCCTTCCGCACGGCGGTAAATGCAGGTTCTCCAGAAGAGTGTTAA